The Prunus dulcis chromosome 5, ALMONDv2, whole genome shotgun sequence genomic sequence ttttggtgatgGAAAATCAAGACAAGCATTTATTCCGTTaagtttttttggttgttgctAAAGTTAGAAAGGGAGAAGAGgtttttctcacacacactattaATATGCCATATGAATTCAAACATGATACCGTTGGTATGCAAatctaatattatttttcactagGCTATACCTTCGTTAGCATTTATTccattgaatttgatttcctATAAATTCCTTTCCGTGAACCAAACGTTTAAAACAAAACTTGCATAGTATGAGAATGAGAGAGTGAAGCATGTAATAAATGCAAGGGTAGTTTTGGATAATTGCATTGGCTGGTAAAATTACTTAATTTAGCAAAAAGAGTACCTTCCGGTATTTGCGGCAGCAATCATGTGCCTTTAATCTCAGAATCACATCACTGCACCACTTCCCCCTTAATTATTAGCACACGATACGACGTGCCTGCTCTTGTcgtttaataatgtattaatttttggtGAAAATCTCGTGAGACAAGCCGTGAGTTTCTCTGCGACTTGttttagccttttttttttttttttttttttgaccaAAGTTAGGAAGGGGATGGGAAAAGTCGCATACGTGGGTACTATGGAGACTTAAATCCAAAACCACTTGAGAGCAAACCAAAGACGCCAATCCAACTAACACTTCACTAGTTTTAGCCTTCTTCTTTGACATGTATAGTTTTTTGTCATGGTCAGTTTCACTTTTACCTTCTCTAAATAGTAAAATCAATGCCCTAAcctttattttgttcttcaaattctattacatgaaaaaaaaattcccaaaagGAGAAAGTTTGGTTCTAAAATATTTTCCAAGTAATTTACTTTGTCATTTgtgctactttttttttttcctttggccACCTCTGTGAtgctttattatttattaaaccCTAATTGTAGTATTGTTTTGAGTTTAAGGTAAGTTACACTTGAGACTTACAAGCATTAGCATCCAATGGTGGACCCACTTTAAGTCTTAAGGCTGGAGGGTCATGGCTCCAAAAGCTTTTAAAACTCCACTAAACATAGGGAAGTAATGTAAAGGAATACTTCCACATCTTTTATTTGTGTTTCATGTTTTAGCTCTCCCTCACTTATTCTTGGCATCAAGAGAAGAGTGAAGCTCCAAATCCAATAGCccttttgtttactttttgtttgtcaaGACAAATATTGATCATGAAATTCAAATATGTTTGTTGACTATGAACAAGTAACTATAGTTATTTATTGACTCTTGTGTTTTCGACAATATTTCTTTCATTGATAGACCGTCATACGTAAATCACGTCTCTATTCAAAAATGTGACGTTGCCGAGTGAGTTCAAGTTCAAGTTTACAATACGCCTTGGactacaaaaatttcaaattgacGTCAatgtaaaaattaattaaaaccaATCATTTGAAGAATAGTAGTACTGATATTAATGTTACCATACGGCCATTGACTCATGGCATGCCTGCACCCTTCTTCCTATTTggactttaatttttgtttttctccttcCTTGCGACTGTATTTTTATGCGTCTGCCGTCTCATTCATTATCAAAACACCTACAAACAAGGGCAGTCAAGTCATTTGTCCATCCTTTGAGttcttttttatcttcttAATTAGATGAGAAAAAAGTCATctttgaaataattaaataaataaaaagaggcCAAAGAGATTGAAACTTCTTCTGAAGTTAACCAACATCCAGTTGTTCTCCATCAACCTACAGCATGTGATccatcaaaatattcaaaggTTTTGAAATACACCAACCAACCCACACTcggtttcctttttctctctctagattGTGTTTTTTGAATATTAAGAATCGACAAACACCTAATTAATATTGATGCATCTAGTAAACTTTACTAAtaatgtataaataaaaataaaaataattgcacatgattaaaaaaacaagttgttAAATATGTGGaccaaatatttatttatttattaatattccAGTTGCTTGCAGCTTATATTATTATGATATTCTATGATGGCCTTTTATGTTTTGGCTTTGATGAGAGTCATCTTCTTTTATCGTCCAATTTGGATGTGACATAAGATCTGGACATTGTTTAAGCATCAAGGGTCCTCCTCCCATACAAAGCTTCCAAGCAAGACACTCTAAAAAGGGATTTGAGTAATTTTAAAGGCatggaaagagagagagagagagagagagagagagagaggggggggagcctcatgattttgatttttgaattaAGACACTTGCATAATTGCATTGATCAGAATTCAAAAGTGaaccaaaacccatttcatCTTCAACAAACAGGTGTCAAAATATTACCAAATCAAACATGATCAGGCCCTAAAAAGTGAAAGAGTCAACAGACTTTCGACAAAGCCCTCACATTTCATATAGAACTTAGGACAAGGTGGGCCCTCCAGAGCttggatttttttcttcttccttccgaAGTAGGAAAAACACTCAGAGGAGAAACACTTCGTTACAACGGGTATAGTACTATTTTGCTATATTTTTTGATTCAATAACACTATAATATacgtgataatttttttacgGGGCATAATGTTATTGACGGAAGATAGTAAATAGTGTTATCTCTGTTACAACCAAATTTTCACCCAAAatagggctagggttttccTCTCTATGATGGTTTTGCAATTAAATTGGTTCCCTCAACACCACCATACCACATcatttcatctttttcttttttactttctctTCTGATTTTATCCATTTTTCTGATCTGAATTTGGACATTGTGAAGGTTAAGAACATATTTAAATGCCAAAGCTTAAGTTGATGAACTCAGCCAGAAAAATGGGacaagaaatctgaaaataaaataaatttttgggacttgtttaaaattattaatcctgaaaattttggaacaATAACTATTTTGTATGAGTTAGTTTTTGGGTTAACGATAGGGTACGAGATTATCTGTCTTCATCAAAGTGGATATAACAGGAAGAACGTTCAACGTTTGGTTAAACTTTAGAAAGCAAGAAGAGCTCCATCCTTGGGTTGGGTTGGTAGCGACCATCAGGGTAGCGTACAGAAACAGCTTGCAGGTGGTTCCACCAATACATAAAATATGAAAGTGACTTTACATTGAAAAGATATTATTCTacccaaaaacaaatagaGGTGTACAATGTAAAAAGTAGCTATTTGGACCACCTCAATTTATCATTGAGTGAAAAATCTCTCCATTAGACTTAAGAATCATAAGTTTCGTCAACGGGGTCTAGTCGAGTGAAAAAGTACGAACAGTGATAATATTTATACTTGGGGCGTTAATGCGTGTGTTTCAAGTAGTATTTTTGTTTAGAGTGGTAGTGTTGCGCTTGGAATGGTAATGTATTTGTTTGAAGACCTAAACTATCATTCCTAGAGATAAGAGAGCAATGCACTAATTGAACGATGTGAAACTGCGTTCGCACTGAGCACTGCAGCCAAAAAAACCGGTTAATAATGGCAATTCCTGGCGAATTACTTGAGTGTTGGCAAAGCAATTAACATTTTTAAACCACGACTTGTGATCCTTTGGCCACCTAATTGATATTTTGAGTATTTGAAGAACAATAGCAATCGCTGCATACAAATATTATGTGTATTTTAGTTCTACATGGCAATGTGACATGtgatttttcatcttcatgtACGTGGAAACAAATATAAGTGTGGTGCACCAAAGCTACTCCTGTCGCTTCGTTATTAATGTGTGAATTTAATGTAGAGAGACTGTCAAATCAACATGTCAATGTCCCGAACCACAATTTCTTCACCCCACCCTCTGAACCAGAATTCAGAGCAGGAAGAAGACGACGTCTCTCAACCATTCTTCGAACTTCATATACATACGGTTCTTGGGGGCAAAGATATATTCATATTGGTTCCTGATTGGCTAAACACAGAATTTTAATATGATGGCTCTCGTTTTTTAATAGAGAGACCACCACAATTGGCCCATGAATATGACATTGATGCATTAGTAAAAAATTCTGAACCACGGAAACATGAGACTGGAACATTATAAGTTCGAGTCTCAacttcaaatctcatggaccACAGTTGTTATATccggaaagaaaaaaaaaacattgtacAAGACTGAACAATGGCTTCCACACCAAGTTATTTAGCAAAAGTTTGTCCTTCTAGGGTCCGATTTAACTCATTAATTTTTGGACCATTCACATCTCAGTGGTCCCAAATGCTGGTAAATAAGTTAGCTCATTTAATTGTTAGCGGAACTCTGCTTAACCATAGTACATCAACTTGCCTAGTTTGCCAAGCCACATAGTGCAGTGGATCAATGAATAGCATACTGATCGCTGAAATATCACAAATTGCTACAGAAACAATGGAACTGCTAGAATTGGATGCCTTTCGTGTCTTTCCTTTCCCCGTATTAAATGTAAGAACTGAGAAAAAAATCTAGCAAAGAAATTCTTACCACCTAGAAAGTTTGTCaataaatcttaaaattttatttggtttttataAATCCTTTCATCCATACCATGAAAGTGAAGGAGTGAGTTTGATTTGGTGTTTGTTCTTGtttctccaaatttcattGGGCCAAGCTCAAGCGAGCTCAGCCTTGCTTTTAGCTTCTTGACAGTAAATTCACACTTGGCCCATGAATATAACCTAAGGATTTTCTCAAACTGTGAATATATATAacaagcttttttttttcgtttcaGTCCTCAACTTTATAGGGCAAGGATAGCATTCAAGCATATATACTaagtctctcaaaagttttgCGCTATAAATTCCTATCCGAGTCTTGCCTATTTAAGGAATATCGAGGAGGTATGCGTCCTCTCGGCCACCTTGACTAATCACAGATCAGCTTGAAAGTACCCCACATCCCCCCATCAGTTTATTATGAAGAGAAGAATCAAAAGGATTGAACAGGAAGTTCTAAGCAATTTTTCTCTCCTATGCCTATGGCTAAAACAAACAATGAGTGAAATAAGTACATACTAAAAGAGGACAGCTTGTAAAATGTCTCATGGTATCAAGGGAAAGAGATAGGTCACAGACAGACAAGAACAAAATTACTTCATTTTCTGTAGGCATCCCATAGGATGCCTAGATCTAGATTACCTCCAGAAAGTATAATTCCTATGTTGCTGCAATCCTTCCAAGCAGAGTTTTTCTTAAAACTATTGGACAATACAGCAGCAAGGCCTATTGCTCCGCTAGGTTCTACTGCAACCTTCAGAATCTCATAACAGAGTTTCATGGCGTGTATTATCTCCTTGTCCTCCACGGTTATGATGCCATCAACAAGATCTCTTACTACGGGCCTGGGTGCAGTGAAAGAAAGATTGAGTTACTTGAGGCAAATTGCCAAAAACATGTAAAAGCTCATTTGATACTGAGCTAGGCAAGATAAAAACCATTTAGATAAAATGAGATTTTCCTTTACCAGGTAAGATCTCCAAGAAAAGCTCGAAGACCATCTGCTACAGTGTTGGTCTCGGGCAATGTTATTATCCTCCCAGCTGCTTTGGATTGAGCTGCATCGTTGGCTCCCTCAGGCTCAGCAGCTAAAACTCGAATTGCAGGGTTGATGGACTTGGCAGCCAAAGCCACACCTGATATCAAGCCACCTCCTACACACCCACCCACAAACACACATATATCAACGCCAGAAAACAAAGCTCAGAAGTCAACATAAATGTGAAGGAACAATAGTGaactaattttaaaaatgatgaTTAAATGTAACTGAACCAACCACTTATGGGAACTATAATAGTGTCTAACTGTGGAACTTGTTGCTCCAGAAGCTCCAATGATATGGTACCCTGCCCACTGCAAGAACATTTAAACATGCCATAAAGGCCCTAACTCCATTAGGATGCTAATGAATGGTACTGTCCTCACATTACTTTAATAGGAACTATGATATTTTAAAACAGTATCTAATGCATTCACCTACAAGGAAGAAGTTTCGTTAATGCATCTGAATTGTTTAAGTATTATGAATTAGGCTAGGTAATACTAATCAAGGAGTAGCCCAGGTGATATTATATATCACCATAAAATTCAAGGCAGCATCTATGATTGtattttcaagaaaatatGGTAACCATGACACACATATCGATCAACAGTTTACAACTCATAATATGATTTCGGTTTGGTCATTCTTTAGTAAACACACGCACACCCTCACTGTAAAGCAACCTTTTTATGTTGTGTTATTTTGTGTCAACACAGTAGACTCTGAAGACACATCCTAAGTTTCAATAATATTGATACAAAACAAGGTCATCTTTATGCAAAAGATTTCTACTCTTCCCTCATCAAGGGCCAAAATTCCAAACATATGCAgttaaaacaaatgaaagtTGCATGTGTACCTTATTATGCGCCTATTGTTATAAGGATGTAGAAGAACTGCGCCAGTTTCTTGCAACACCTTGGCTGCAGTACTTTCCCTTGACTGCATTGTGGGCTCACTCCAGATAACCTGACCACCGTAACGAATGACATTCTCAACTTTGCATTTCGGAGCATTTTTTGGTATAACTATATATGCAGGGATTCCACGTAGTTTTGCAGCCAAAGACAATGCTGCAGCATGGTTACCACTGAAGTTGGAGGACAATATCAGGTGGTAATCCCACAAACTGGTCAAAGGAAATACCCACGAAAGACAAATGAGCCGAAAGCAAACCTGCTGTGTGTTACAACCCCTTTAACAGCCTGATCATCATCGAGTGAAAATACAGCATTGCAAGCGCCTCTGAATTTGAAAGCACCACTGCATAGCCACATAATAAGAAGTCTTACTGGCTGAGGAAAACTAAATGAAGTCCAAACCAATCTAGGAAATAAGTAAACACTAACCCCTTTTGAAAACATTCACATTTGAAAAACAGCTGCCTTCCTGCAAGAGCATTCAAAGATTCAGAGGACAAGACAGGAGTTTGGTGTATGAATGGCTTGATGCGTGCTTGTGCTTCCCTTATAGAGGAAATATCAGCAGCATATTTTACCTCCCTCATTTGACTCTCTGCTTCCATCTTTATAccaccaataaaaaaaacttgattttttttaactgGGTAAGAAACAATCACACTGAACTTTTAGCAACACCTTCAACAATCTAAGAATTTAAAGAGATATTCAAAAGTTCTCATAAATCAATCAGAAcaagtttaaattttgaagaatGTTGACGCTCAAAAATGGTTCGGCACCTTTgagcccaacttagtgatattgtgtcttcggaaggtagttagtcttcggaagatacaagttcctgcaaaaagggaacgttcggtaagaccttggggtaccggtgcggtaccggccgaaggctctccgatgcttaaataagtacggatttagtaaagattagactacagatcaagcgataGCGTACCGTTGATCGTTCTGTCCcttcttttgggaataggggtctccttatataggccttgggaggtgtGTTTATTTTGGAAtctccgatgtgggactgcaGGAGTGGATTGTgggcatgacacgtgtccaagAGCAAAAGCACAAGGATGCATATGATTCGGTAGGGTCCTTGCCGAAGGGCTTGTAGTGTTAAATGTTGActccgtccacgtgtcaggtggtcattggtcgCTAATATgcggtataaacagtagtcccccaagttctcttccgaaggttcTTCGGAGGGGAATTTGGTTCTCCCCTGAAGGTTCGTAGCTgtcctgccgttcggcaagttcGCTTGGGGAAGGTTCTCTGGGATCCGATGAGTCGCCGATGCTCAGAGGAGAGAGGGCAGAGACGCCTCGTTTCCCGTGCCTGGCGCGTGGAGACTCTTCGTCTTCTGCACCGGGCGtgcagagacgcttcgtcttctgcaCCCGGCGTGCAGCCCACATCGCCACCCGTTAAGCGACACGTGGCTAGCGAAGTGACGTCTGACGGCTGCAattatgagccgtttggtttcccgaggcgtaccgttgcagccatctccctataaatagaggttGCTCCAGGCGCAAAActcactttgcatttgagaaTTGAAGCGAGAGCTCTGCGTAGGCGATTTCTGAGGAGTGCGAACGGCAATCGAGGCGATTTTCGAAGTGTTTATCGGCAATCAAGGCGAATACCGAAGCGTCTGAACGGCAATCAAAGTCTCAACAATACCCAAGGTAAGTTACCGTTCGGTAGCCTaataatttttcttatatttccGCGTGCTTCCGTAGTATAGGCTTACCCGATCGTCTATAAGTGCTTTCCTTCGGTAGTCTAGTGGACTATAGGTAGTGGCGTAGACATCGGTAGGGTAGTTCATTACAGAACCTTagccctctttttttttttttttttttcttgtagatgtctgctagcgagtcttccttcggcagtgAGCCCAATGCGTTCGATGAGGAGTTGTCATCGGGCTGGGACACATCTAGTTTGGCCGTGAGTCTCGATGCCGAGGGGCAAGAGGACACCGATGTTGAAATTATCGGTGAGGAGGTGAACTCCGTTCCTGCCCATGGTGTCGGTAAGGGGCTGATGACGGGGCAGCCGCTTCCGTTAGCCATGGTCCACAAAGATGGTACCCGATTCGGTACTTCCGATCACCAGCCGGAGGCTTCTACCTCTGGTCGTGATGAGGCCATTGCCGGCGCCTCTCGGCCGAGGATAACAATCGTCCATAGGGAGCGATCTAGGATACCGGTAGGCGTGCCGAAGAGGGCCCTGTTCGGGGTCGACTATTTGGAGCCGAACAAGATTACCGAACGGGAGCTCCAAAAGATTAGAGCTGAATACCTCATCCCTGACTCggtgaagatgaggattcCGAGTCCGACCGAGTCCCTCAGCGACCCCGGAGATGGCGAAGTCGCCTTCTTCACCGACATGCTGGTGCAGGGGGTGAGGCTGCCGTTGCAGCCTGCCGTGCAAAGGATACTTGCCCAGATCGGGTATGCTCCGGGCCAGTACAACCCCAACTTCTGGGTGGCCCTAATGGGAGTGATAACGGCATTTGGGATTGCCGGGGAGGGGGAGCCTTCCTACGAGCAATTCTCCTACCTCTACAGCATCACCAAGTCGAAGAGTGCCGACCATGGTGGCTGGGTTCAGGCGAACTGCTTGAAGGCTTCCGAGCGAGGTCACTTCGTCAGCTCGGTGCCGACTTCCCAGaagtcgtggaggaatcggcgAGTGCTACTCTCTGGGGATTGGGAATCGCCATCGGGAGTGCGCCCGCAGTTTCCAGTACCCACGACTTTCCAAACCGCCGGTAGGGTTCTTAGCTGCCGATCGGTAGGCggtcgttttttttttttgtttttcttctgatATTTGTTTactgattctctctctctttttttttttttccttggtaGGCAAAATCAAGCAACCGACCCCCTCTCAGGCTGAGATTCAGCAGCTCGAGAGAGTGAGGCTGAAGGTCCCGGCTGCCGATCGGATCTACCCCCGCCTGCTCTTTACCGACAACCTCATCAGAGCCAGGCTCGTCGACCCTGCCGAGAGTAAGTTTACTTGCATTTTAATACTTCCTTTGCTTGAGAATTTCGCTTGCCGaccaccaaattttttttttattttttattttttatagtgACGGACGCAAGGCAGGCTGCCGAAGCCAAGAAAATGAGCGAGTCGTCCAAGAGGCGGCTCATGATGGGACTGCAGGGCAAAAGACAAAGGAAACAGCCCGAGGCGCCTTCCGTTCGGCCGTCCACGGATCCCGAGGACGTAACCTTGGTGAGCGGCTGCGTCAGCTAGGTGCCGAGGCTGTTGCCTGGCCCTCTGCCGAAGTTTCCGCGCCGAGGCAGTTGGAGGCCGAGGCCGCTGCCTCAAGAGCAGCCGGTAAACGGCCGGTGACGGTCGACCTGGAGGCTTCGCCGGCTTCCAAACGGAGCCGTCCGTCAGAGGCTTCGAGGGCCGTATTCGCGGCGGAGGATGAAGACGGACCTACCGAGGCCGTAACCATCGCCTGCCCGTCTAAGACGGTCCAATTTGTCAATCACATGATCCTCGGCTCCCAAATGGAGCTGCCGGAGGTTGACGAGCTGCCGAAGAAGGCCCTTCGGGAGCAAGCGGGACGCGCTTTCCGTCTCCAAGCCGCGGTAAGAAATTCTTTCTTCCCTCGCTGTCTATTGTTTTTACGCCAAGTGGTGTTCCGTTTTTAAATAAGTTGCCTTTCGTGTGCAGGCGTCGATGGACATGTGGCTCTGCGTCAAACGGGCTATCAGCGCTGCCGAGCGGGCGAAAAGGGCCTACGATGACGGCAGGGCCAAGGTTGCCGAAGCCGGCAAGGCGCTCCAGGAGCACGCCCAGTTgctcaaagaaaaagaggccGCCGAACGGCAAGCTCTCGCTTCGGAGGCGAAGGCGGAACAGATGCGAGCTGCTTTGGAAGCGGCGCGGGCGGCAGCGCGGGATGCCGAAGCCGTTTCGGAAGCCATCCAGGATGCCCTGCAGGAGTCCGAGCGGACCAAGGCCGCGGAGATCGAGGCTGCCGTCCAGTCAGCTGTTCAGGGCTACCGCTCGTCTGCTGAGTTCACTACCCTGCTGGACAAGGAAGTCGGCTCGGAGATGGCAGATCTACTGTACCGGTTCAAGCGGTACAATCCTGGACAGAAGCTGAACCTGAACTTCGCCGCTgatcctcctccccttccggAGGGACTTACCGAAGAAATGATCGAAGATTATGAAGGGGAGGACGCCGCGGAGGTGCTTGGATCTGCCGAGGCCACTACTGGGGATGAAGCCGCTGCCGAGGCCACTGCCTGAGGGCCTTGATATATTGTACTTATTaattcgttttttttttttttttttttagtatctACTTTGAACACATTGGTGCCGAGGGCAtcttttaatttgaaattttaaagttcTTATCCAACTTTTAACTATGTACGTTATTTTTGCTAATCGCCGTAGACGTATTGCCGATCGAACTTTACAATCGGATTCCACAAGCTATAACTGGTAATTGCCGTAGGCCAATTACTGGTCAAAAGTCACTCATTACCGTAGGCTAATAAGGACGCTGTTGtcaagtttaaattttgaCCAAGTCCCGAAGGGATCTGTAGGGTAAAAAAACATTAACGATCGCCaattgccgtaggctaatgTAGAGCGCCGTAGGATGTTAACATTTTAGCTGCCGTGGGCAAATATGACTTAAAGAGAGGCTAAAGTAATAGTGCCGAGGGCTTTCTATTAATTCTAGTAGAACAAATACATCGAGTAATTACAGCTCCAacctgccgtaggctaggtcacttgtagtagtacttgagATGTTCTACGTTCCAAGGATGGCCGAGAGCTTTGCCGTTGGTGCCTCTTAGTCGATAAGTTCCCGAGCGAAGGATACCGATGACTTCATATGGTCCTTCCCAGGAAGGTCCGAGGGTTCCTTCCGTGGTATCCTTCGTCGCAAGCGataccttgcgcatgacccagtc encodes the following:
- the LOC117628115 gene encoding serine racemase, coding for MEAESQMREVKYAADISSIREAQARIKPFIHQTPVLSSESLNALAGRQLFFKCECFQKGGAFKFRGACNAVFSLDDDQAVKGVVTHSSGNHAAALSLAAKLRGIPAYIVIPKNAPKCKVENVIRYGGQVIWSEPTMQSRESTAAKVLQETGAVLLHPYNNRRIISGQGTISLELLEQQVPQLDTIIVPISGGGLISGVALAAKSINPAIRVLAAEPEGANDAAQSKAAGRIITLPETNTVADGLRAFLGDLTWPVVRDLVDGIITVEDKEIIHAMKLCYEILKVAVEPSGAIGLAAVLSNSFKKNSAWKDCSNIGIILSGGNLDLGILWDAYRK